The Chryseobacterium suipulveris genome window below encodes:
- a CDS encoding TetR/AcrR family transcriptional regulator, with protein MKKKFTEKQIHILDVAEKLIAKKGFEGTSVRDISTKANINVAMISYYFGSKEKMMSHLYQYRVQKTRESFAEFAETIKEGKPEMQMKELVKYVVNQLFKFNYFHGFVTQELRHTEHLKEDLLDFYNTFTHKIDDVTKKGIASGVFHHAPKPEDLLTLIIGSALFAIRNKNFYSLYVPGKEENYLQEAEKKILASLLVTVFSTLGYQPN; from the coding sequence ATGAAAAAGAAATTCACTGAAAAACAGATCCATATATTAGATGTTGCCGAAAAGCTGATTGCGAAAAAGGGCTTTGAAGGAACGTCGGTTCGCGATATTTCGACCAAGGCAAACATCAATGTCGCGATGATTTCCTACTATTTCGGTTCCAAGGAAAAAATGATGTCGCACCTGTACCAATACCGTGTGCAGAAAACCCGCGAAAGCTTTGCCGAATTTGCCGAAACCATCAAGGAAGGCAAACCCGAAATGCAGATGAAGGAACTGGTAAAATATGTGGTGAACCAACTTTTCAAGTTCAACTACTTCCACGGTTTTGTAACCCAGGAACTTCGGCATACCGAACACCTTAAAGAAGATTTGCTCGACTTCTACAACACTTTCACCCATAAAATCGACGATGTCACCAAGAAGGGAATTGCTTCGGGAGTTTTCCACCACGCTCCAAAACCAGAGGATTTGCTCACGCTGATCATCGGATCCGCGCTTTTTGCCATTAGGAACAAAAACTTCTACAGCTTGTACGTTCCCGGAAAAGAAGAAAACTACCTGCAGGAAGCAGAAAAGAAAATTCTCGCAAGTCTTTTGGTGACGGTGTTTTCGACATTGGGATATCAACCGAATTAG
- a CDS encoding DUF4126 domain-containing protein, whose protein sequence is MLDNIPYLPYILSAFIGVGLAAATGFRVFLPMFAVSLASYMGWIPMNESFQWLSGLPTLITTGIATVVEIFAYYIPFVDHILDTLSVPLATIAGSVMFASQFADIGTFPQWALALIAGGGTAAAISSGFAGTRAASTATTGGLGNSVVATTETAGAGIMSFLAMAAPIIAFICAIILIVVVLVLGRKIWQKFRNFNSDRSKKTIDVEAVERRNIE, encoded by the coding sequence ATGTTAGACAATATTCCTTATCTACCCTATATTCTCAGTGCGTTCATCGGTGTCGGATTAGCTGCTGCAACAGGATTTCGAGTTTTTCTCCCCATGTTTGCGGTGAGTTTGGCTTCTTATATGGGCTGGATTCCTATGAACGAAAGTTTCCAGTGGCTTTCAGGTTTGCCAACGCTGATTACGACGGGAATTGCGACGGTCGTAGAAATCTTCGCCTACTACATTCCGTTTGTTGACCATATTTTAGACACGCTTTCTGTTCCGCTAGCAACAATCGCAGGTTCGGTGATGTTTGCAAGTCAGTTTGCCGACATCGGAACTTTTCCGCAATGGGCTTTAGCATTAATTGCAGGTGGTGGAACTGCCGCCGCAATAAGTTCGGGATTTGCGGGAACACGCGCCGCTTCTACTGCGACAACGGGCGGTTTGGGGAATTCTGTCGTCGCGACTACTGAAACAGCGGGAGCAGGAATCATGTCGTTTCTGGCAATGGCTGCACCGATTATCGCGTTTATCTGCGCCATTATTCTGATCGTCGTGGTACTGGTTTTAGGCAGAAAAATCTGGCAGAAATTCCGTAACTTCAATTCCGACCGAAGCAAGAAAACAATTGATGTGGAAGCGGTTGAAAGGCGGAACATCGAATGA
- the rnpA gene encoding ribonuclease P protein component produces MDQKYPKNEKLKQKREIDLLFNKGKWHSCGNLRIITLDFDAKAQENFTLENQKVGVSVSKRNFKKAVDRNRIKRLLREAYRLNKTVFTSKFGTHSLSMLFWISKNIPQNFSEVEKEFLKLCESKK; encoded by the coding sequence TTGGACCAGAAATACCCTAAAAACGAGAAGCTTAAACAGAAGCGCGAAATCGATTTGCTTTTTAACAAAGGCAAATGGCATTCCTGTGGAAATCTGCGGATCATCACGCTCGATTTTGATGCAAAAGCGCAGGAAAACTTCACGCTCGAAAATCAGAAAGTTGGGGTTTCCGTTTCCAAAAGAAACTTCAAAAAAGCGGTGGATCGAAATCGCATCAAGCGACTGCTGCGCGAAGCTTACCGACTGAATAAGACAGTCTTTACTTCAAAATTCGGAACGCACTCATTGTCAATGCTTTTTTGGATCTCGAAAAATATTCCGCAAAATTTTTCAGAGGTTGAAAAAGAATTTCTAAAACTCTGTGAATCAAAAAAATAA
- a CDS encoding tRNA threonylcarbamoyladenosine dehydratase: MKKNWLERTELLIKESNIQKLKNANLLVIGLGGVGSFAAEFLARAGVGKMTIIDGDVVDETNINRQLPALQSTIGKAKADIMEQRLLDINPELQLAKRNEFLNPENMEEILESEKFDYVLDCIDSVTPKITLIKTARRKKIKIISCMGAGGKIDPSKVMVRDISKTHNCFLAKQVRKRLKKDNIHKGFRCVFSNEIQNEESLKMTDGTNFKKSFYGTISFIPAIFGLYAAAEVINYLIKKSDEGSPKSEED; encoded by the coding sequence ATGAAAAAAAACTGGCTCGAACGAACTGAACTTCTCATCAAAGAAAGCAACATCCAAAAACTGAAAAATGCCAATCTTCTGGTCATCGGTTTGGGTGGAGTAGGTTCTTTTGCCGCAGAATTTTTGGCGAGAGCCGGTGTCGGAAAAATGACGATCATAGATGGCGATGTGGTGGATGAAACCAATATCAACCGACAGCTTCCGGCGCTGCAAAGCACGATCGGTAAAGCGAAAGCCGATATTATGGAACAGCGGCTTCTTGACATTAATCCAGAACTGCAACTGGCGAAAAGAAACGAATTCCTGAATCCCGAAAATATGGAGGAAATCCTGGAGTCGGAAAAATTCGATTACGTTCTGGACTGTATCGACAGCGTAACTCCGAAGATCACACTGATCAAAACTGCCCGCAGAAAAAAGATCAAAATCATCAGCTGCATGGGAGCAGGCGGAAAAATTGATCCCTCGAAAGTGATGGTGCGCGACATTAGCAAAACCCATAACTGCTTCCTCGCGAAACAGGTTCGTAAACGGTTGAAAAAGGACAATATCCACAAAGGTTTTCGGTGCGTTTTCTCGAACGAGATTCAAAATGAAGAAAGCTTGAAAATGACCGACGGAACCAATTTCAAGAAATCCTTTTACGGAACCATTAGTTTTATTCCCGCCATTTTCGGTCTTTACGCAGCGGCGGAAGTCATTAACTATTTAATAAAAAAGTCGGATGAGGGAAGTCCGAAGTCGGAGGAAGATTAG
- a CDS encoding TatD family hydrolase, protein MHFFDFHHHDPRKTFGIYNLKFGENIPDHFFSAGIHPDSISENIEGYFLWLNEIINNRNCVAIGECGLDGLIDVDEKLQREVFERQIFLANEVQKPIIIHCVKRFSQLIPFRKKAKVPMIVHGFNKRKTIGDELLKNDFCLSFGKSVLHNVNLQDFVNEFPTEKLFLETDSASFELEDLYLKVAELKNMEPENLKMQIIKNLKSIHISLTQ, encoded by the coding sequence ATGCATTTTTTTGACTTTCACCACCATGATCCCAGAAAAACTTTCGGAATTTATAATCTGAAGTTTGGTGAAAATATTCCCGACCATTTCTTTTCCGCAGGAATTCATCCCGATTCTATCTCAGAAAATATTGAAGGATATTTTCTTTGGCTTAATGAAATTATTAATAACAGAAACTGCGTTGCCATCGGAGAATGTGGTTTGGATGGCTTGATCGATGTCGATGAAAAACTGCAGCGGGAAGTTTTCGAAAGGCAGATTTTTTTGGCAAATGAAGTTCAGAAACCCATCATCATTCATTGTGTGAAAAGGTTTTCCCAGCTGATTCCTTTTAGAAAAAAAGCGAAAGTCCCGATGATTGTACACGGTTTCAACAAACGGAAAACCATCGGTGATGAATTGCTGAAAAACGATTTCTGTTTAAGTTTTGGAAAGTCTGTGCTCCATAATGTAAATTTGCAGGATTTTGTAAATGAATTTCCCACCGAAAAACTTTTTCTGGAAACCGATTCCGCCAGTTTTGAGCTTGAAGATTTGTATCTGAAAGTCGCCGAACTGAAAAATATGGAACCCGAAAACCTGAAAATGCAGATCATCAAGAATTTAAAATCCATCCACATTTCCTTAACTCAATGA
- a CDS encoding LptE family protein — MALVSCYSFTGSSLSPETKTIQISEFPNNAALVNPNLAQEFSTAIQNRFLQRTTLKGTKENPDILIEGEITDYSITPTTISSAVNAPGGNIQAAQNKLTITVKVHYENKIEPNKSFDRTYSDEAVFSSDLDINTIETSQVKVVNDRIINKIFNDIVANW; from the coding sequence AGTCCTGAGACAAAAACCATCCAGATCAGCGAGTTTCCGAATAACGCCGCTTTGGTGAATCCGAATTTGGCACAGGAATTTTCGACCGCGATCCAGAACAGGTTTTTGCAGAGAACCACTTTAAAGGGAACCAAGGAAAATCCCGACATCCTGATCGAAGGTGAAATTACCGACTACTCGATCACGCCGACCACGATTTCATCGGCGGTAAATGCTCCCGGTGGAAATATTCAGGCAGCACAAAACAAACTGACCATCACGGTGAAGGTGCATTACGAAAACAAAATCGAGCCCAACAAAAGCTTCGACAGAACGTATTCGGATGAAGCCGTTTTCAGCAGCGATTTAGATATCAACACGATAGAAACCTCACAAGTGAAAGTGGTGAACGACAGAATCATCAACAAAATTTTTAACGATATTGTAGCCAACTGGTAA
- a CDS encoding sulfite exporter TauE/SafE family protein: MKMEPTIIIGIILLGLLAGYLSGLVGIGGGIVMVPVLVLLFGFTQHKAQGTTLALLMIPVGIFGVMNYYKTGNVDIKTALVLCCGFVLGSYLGSKTAITLSQETLRKVFAILMVVVAVKMFFQK, from the coding sequence ATGAAAATGGAACCAACCATCATCATCGGAATCATACTTCTTGGTTTACTCGCAGGATATTTAAGTGGCTTGGTCGGAATCGGCGGCGGAATCGTGATGGTGCCCGTTCTGGTCTTGCTTTTCGGCTTCACGCAACACAAAGCGCAGGGAACGACACTCGCGCTCCTAATGATTCCTGTGGGAATTTTCGGCGTGATGAATTATTACAAAACTGGGAATGTGGACATCAAAACCGCGCTGGTTCTTTGTTGCGGATTTGTTCTCGGAAGTTATCTCGGCAGCAAAACCGCGATCACACTTTCGCAGGAAACTTTACGAAAAGTCTTTGCGATCCTGATGGTGGTGGTTGCTGTGAAAATGTTTTTTCAAAAGTAG